The genomic DNA AGCTGGCAATGGGACGATTACAACGAAGATATCGCCGGCCAGCGCGGCTGGGCCGAACACCTGCCCAACTGGACCGTGCTGATCATGCCGCCGGGCACCATCCGCCAGGCGTACATGAGTATCCTGGCGCCCCCCCGCAGGCCGCCGCTGCCCTGCCCCCCGCCTCCGAGGCCACCTGGTCTGAGCAGCTCCAAACCCGCCGCAA from Paludibaculum fermentans includes the following:
- a CDS encoding helix-turn-helix domain-containing protein, whose product is MGRLQRRYRRPARLGRTPAQLDRADHAAGHHPPGVHEYPGAPPQAAAALPPASEATWSEQLQTRRNQLGLSQTQAAEQLGIAQSYYSMLEKGARQPSKAIRQRLQEWMRDLETR